The Sorex araneus isolate mSorAra2 chromosome X, mSorAra2.pri, whole genome shotgun sequence DNA segment GATTTATTTTTCCAGTCCTATCCAAAAGCCCCAACCCGTCttcttaccaccaccaccaccacctttgtTTTTCTACCAGACTGATCTGTGAGGCCCCTTGCATAAGACTTGAGTCTTCCTacctgccaccctcccctccccccccccccccgccatcaaTCAAGCTACTGCCAGGCATGAAGCACAGGTACCCAACCTGGCACCCAGATCCAGCTTAGAGCTTGAAGGTGGGACACTAAAGTCAAGGACCCACCCAGCCTGTGGAACAATGAGGCCTGAGGCCACTGTGCTGAGCTGCTCTGACCTGTCTCCCACCAGCTCCTATCCTGGGCGGGGGGACACGCCCTCACCCACCTAGCGGGTCCAGCTTCTCCTGCACCTTCTGAAGTCCGGGGTGATGTGGGGGGTAGCCTATCTCTAGCCCCACAATTTTACTTGAGTCTCTTCCTCCAGCAACCTACCTCCTTGTCCTTAGCCATGGCCATTCCAtctcttctctcctgctctctccttttcttccacCGCTATCCCAGTTTGGCCTCTAAACATCAATGCTTAAACTAAGTGACCTTGGAAAAGTCGCTCCACCTCCTTGAGCGTCAAGCTTTATAATTGCATGGTGAGCCTTAAATGGACACTCTCCTGTCACAAAGTTGTTACTAGGATTTGATGAGATGGTGTTTAATGTGAAAGCACTTTGTCGTATTGGGTGGAAATATCCTTCTATCTTGCCAGATATGAGAAGGATTCAGCTGTCCCAACGGATTTCCTGTCGGTGGCAGTATGGTGACATGCTGTCTCCCTCACGTCGGGCCATTTTTCCCCCCGTGCTGGGGCCCTGTGGTGCCTGGTTTGAATGGATGTCGCTATGCTTATCACTATTGCCTGCGCAGGCTGGATTGAAGGCAAGGGGCACACAACAGGGGTGCTACAGGGGGGATGGGAGTGGCTGAAAGCATATGGTAATAAGTGATCCTAAGGGATATGGATACTGCCCCACTCCCACAAACCTCAGCTCGCCTGTGGGCCCTCAGGCATGAGAGAGCTTTCCACGCTCCTGTTGGAAGTGGATCCCTGAAGGAGGGGTTTGAGAAGAGCCTAGCAGAGAAGGAGCCTGCAGCTGCGTGTGACAGCACTGTGCTGGCCACCCTTCGTTTCACCTGCCTCTGAGATGTCCATGGGAAGAGTTAATAAATGGAGGGGGGGCAAATTGGGAAGAGGGGGCCAGGGATGCAGACTGGGATGATCGCTATTGTCTTCCCTCTCTCCGGTTTCTCCCACTGAAGAGCAGCCATGCGAGCCCGATCATCTAGTCAAAAACTATTTTTCACCCAATTAATTCCTGAACTCTTCAGCGACCCCATTTCATGCCAGTTTATTTTAAGCTGCCACTCGGCTGGAGACCCGCCAAGAAATGATGAGATGTTAGGGCCCCAGATGCCTCTGTGTTCCCTTTCTCCACTGCTGTGGTAGCCTTTCGGGTCTTGGGGGGAACCAAGCGACTGGGTGTGGAGGGtaggtgcaggggaggggggcaccgAGCAGCCTGACTGAGCCCTTCGCATCTGGGTAGTGGCCATGCATGGAGCTGGGTGTGGGCTTCACAGACACTTCTGTGGACCTAAAAGTGGGGACAGCGATGTGATCAAGGTTTAACAACAAGATCTGGCTCTTTAGACTCCTAAGGAAAAAATCGTTCATGAGTAGCAATGGGGGAAgatcctcccccccacctcacccccatccTACCCTTTGCCCTGGTTTCAGGGGTCAAGACTCACTGTTCAAACCTCTCTTACTTTCTAGCATATGACACCTGGTGTGGAGTGGCCCATGGATGCACCCGGAAATTGGGGCTCAAGATCTGTGGTGAGTGATAAATCCGCAGGCCTCCGCGCGGCTTGGTTGCAGGTActgcagggtgggagtgggggcagaATGGGACGCATTTGGATTGGCCCTAGGCTATCGGGTCTGTTTTTCTGGCATACTTACGGCCAGCCAGACACAGTTCCTCTGCTATCACTCACTGCCACTCCTCTGCCTTGTCCTGGTTCATCAGGAAGGACCAGGTGAACTAGTGCAGGGGCTCCCCCTGTCTGTGCATTAGGGCTTGAGCCTAGCAGCCCCATTCggctttgaggctcttcttggCGTTTGCGAGGGGGgattggagtggggggtgggggcgctctGCCTGCTCGTCGAGAAGATCTAGGTGGAAAAAGGTGGACATGGCCGACTTTCCTGGACAGCGGTCTCAGAGAACGCCATCCATCTgctccttcctgcttctcccGCGCGCGGCCACTTCAACCACCCGACTTCTGGGGCAACCCCGAGTTTTTGCCCAAACGGACTCCAGTCTCATGCTTCGGGGCTTCCGCGGCCAAGAGAGCGGCTCCGCAGCGGCTGCCGTCAGTGGCCCGGCAGAAGGAGGTGCGGGCAGCCGCCCTGGGGTTCACCCGAGCTTGCAGGAGAGGACGGCGTGGGGGGAATGCGGGGCgcccaagaaagaaagagagagtgtaaGGCACGATTTGCAGGAGACGACGGAAAatgaatctgggggctggagaaaagAATTGTCCCTTGGAGACGTGAGGGTCTAACCAGAAAACGCCCAAGGGATGcgattttccatttttttttcttttaagggaaAACGGAGATTTGTTCAAGGGGACACAGCTCAGTGGCTGCAGCTGAACAATGAGGCCTTGGTTTCCTGGCCACATTTCACCGTCGAAAATCTCTAGCCTTATCGGGCCAGAAAATACGGGCGTCGCGGGCAGAGGGCGGCGAGGCGGAGGAAGATTAACGACGGGCTTATTAAAGCGCCATCCGTCAGCGGCTGCGCCCGGGAGAtagcgcccagcccagccccgcgcGCCGCTCCTCCGCCCGCCCCAGCTCCCCCGAGTCCGgcagttgggggcgggggcagtcagGGGTCATTTAACACCTTTTAGTAAATTCCCTCCCGGGCTTTCGGGGGCCCGCTCGAGAGGCACCGACTTGGAGGAAAGGTTGCTCCGCTCCGGGACTTCCAGGGAAAGCCCAGCCTAGTGGCTGGGGTGGCCCCGGGCCTTGGCCTGCTGCCCCAGCACGCGAGGCCCGGGGGCCAGGCTGGATGGTTGCAGGGTTCAGGGCAGCCGGAAGCAGCGGAACGGGCCCAGCTTTGTTCTATAAATagccctctcccccagccgcgccgccgccgccgccgccgccgccggtcCACGCTTAATGGCCCGTTTCGCGCCAGGTCCCTTCGGCTCCAGCAGccgtcattgtcattgtcatgcAGCCGGGTGAGCTGAACTGAGCGTGCCTGGGGCGCCCGCCGGGCTGGAGAGTCTGCTGGCGGGGATGGGGGGCTCTGCCATCCCGGGGGAGAGGGGGGTCGTGCCCACCCGCTTGCATCCCTGCCGCCAGATCTGCCGCCCCCTGCTGTCGTAACTGCACCCCACACTCACGCGCTCACCCTCGGCAGAAAAGGACCTAAACCCCCGCTGGGAGAATCACACCTGAAGTGCCCTCATAAGGTGCAGAAGGGACGGGGAAAGATCTGTGCTTCTGCCTAATCTAGGAGCTGCAAGGGTCCTGGGGTTCCCCGACAGCCTCCCCCGCTGCTGCCGGACTGTGAAATGAATGAGGAAGCAGCACGCTTGGGCAGGAGCAGGGTTTCCATCCGGGAAAAGATCTCCCTAGACACCCACTTTTCCCCAGCAACCCTCCCCCTTTAAACCCTGATTTCTGGTAAATTGCCATCTCTGTGCCTGTGATCTGATGACTGGAATTTGCCGTCTGCTAAAATGCATCGCTTCTGGGAAGTGGGTTCTGAATCTCCAGGTCGCTGACTTTTCATCATCCGTAAGAGGCCTGGTGGTGTTTGGTTTTTGGCCCTGAGTTCCCAGATGCCACCTCTCCTGCATGCACGCACTTGGAGACCTTCTCGGGCTGGGAGCCTCAGGAGGGATGGATGAACAGCTCGGGAATGAGCATGTGCCTGGAGCTGGCAGTCTCCAGCCCTTCTCTGTTCGCTGCTGCTGGTGGCTGCATGCTCACCTCAGGTGGCAGAAATGTCCGTTCCTTTCGAGGGGCAGATGTGAAGAGCTGCGAGTTCCATACTGGCCTTGGAGGTCACCTCTGCACTCTGTTGCTGGCTCTCTGGCTTTAGTACCGCCCTGGTCTCCCCCTGCCAGCCTGTCAGCTACAGGAGGTGCGCCCTGCCCCACATAGTTGTCCCTCTGTCCAGAATGTTTAGCCAAGTGCTTATTCCCAAGAATTCATATTTTAagctttccccttttcttttcctaGTAGCTTTATGCAAGGAGAAGAGGTGGCTCAGGGAAAACTTCACTTCCAGATATTTGGGGGAGTTGAGTTGGGGGGGGGCAGCAAATAGGCTTATTCTAAGCCTTGAGCCTTAGTTGGTGCTGAGAGCATCTTCCCTAAGCCCGGGTGCTGTCCTCCTTGCAGCTTCCTGTGAGTCTTCCTGCTCCCTCTGGCTGCCCAACCCAAAGCCCAGCGACAGTCACATCCTCTCAGATCAGGTTCTGCCCCCTCAAAAGCTAATCCTGGGGCTGGTCGCTGGAGCAGAAACTGTCCAGTGGACTTAATTCCGAGTTCCCTGTCACATTCAGAGAGGAGAATGGGCTTTATtcactgcttttctctcttgCATGACTGGACCTGGCTACTGATGCTACTTGGCACAGCCCCCCTCTCTACCCGAAGGCCCAGGCACCAGAGTCCCTCTCCAGTAAAAGGCATGCAAGCTGTTTCTTCTTAGGACCAGCCAAAGAGGGCCCAACGGCAGCAGCTCGACTTTCCCTGGGCCAACAGTTCAGAGTGTTCTCTCTGACCCTGCTTCTTGTCCCTAGGCTTCCTGCAGAGGACTAACAGCCTGGAAGAGAAGAGCCGGCTCGTGAGCGCCTTCAAGGAGAGACAATCCTCCAAGAACCTGCTTTCCTGCGAGAACAGCGACAGGGATGGCCGCTTCCGGCGCACGGAGACTGACTTCTCCAACCTGTTCGCTCGAGGTACTTCCCTATCCCCGGCCCTGTCTGTAGCTGAGTGCTTTCAGTGGGTCCTTTCTTTGATAGCCATGGACTTTTCCCTCAAACTTCACTTcttttacctaaaaaaaaaatgacaacattCTCTTGAACTGTCCCCATcatctaaatataaaattctttctcCCTCCCAGGCCTCTGTCATTTTGGGAGCTGGATGAGATAAGTCAATAGAACAGTCAATCCTACCTAAATACACTTACAGTGGCAAATACGGATTCATAGACTCTCAGAACCAGACTTAGGTTTAAGAAACTCCAAGCAGTATAAAACTaccataacatgaggctgacacccagtaggcataagggtcaggaagactgctccatagctggaagcctgcctcatgagtggaggggagaaggcagctggaatagagaagggatcactaagaaaatgatggctggaggaatcggtcgggatgggagatgtgtattgaaactagataatagaccaaacatgatctATGTAtcttattgcaaatcataatgcccaaaagtagagaaagagtatggggaatattgtctgccatggaggcagggggaaggtgggaaaggtggggggtataccggggatattggtggtagggaatgtgcattggtggagggatgggtgtttgatcattgtgtgattgtaacccaaacatgaaagcttctaactatttcacggtgatttaatacaattaaaaacaaaaaaaggaagaaactccAAGCCCAAAGAGAGAGTTCCATGGGCTGAGTgcacattttgttgttttgttggtttggggacacacctggctgtgctcagggcttactcctgactgcactcagggatcactcctcgtgggcttggggaaccatctgaggtgccagagatcacccACTTTAgctgtttgcaaagcaagcaccttatctgacTTTCCTGAATACACATTTTACATGCAAgaggcctaggttcaatttccagaaccAGATGGGCCCCCAAGCAGCATCTggagtaatccccagcacctccaggtatgtGCTATCACTTTCTAAATAAAAGGAAACTACAGTGATTTCCTGAATCCAATGATTTCCAGTGATTTTCCTCCAAGACTGGCAACAGTATTAGCAAAGTCGCCGCCTGGTGGGCAGCTGTGTAGTTTGGCTTCCTACCTAAGTGCTGTCTTGAAAATCGGATTCCCTTTAGAGATCTTTCATTAAGGACTCCTGCCCCCCAAATACTGCTGCTTTACCTGAATCTTTCAGAGAGCTTGGAGGTAAACCTCCCACCATAGACTTcctgaggtcagaggtcagatcAGACAGTACAAGATGATGTCACTAAACCTCAGAGGTCATCCAGGGTGTAGACAGTTAAGTACAGTCAGTCTGTACTTGAGCGTGGGATGGCAAGTTGGAGTCCCTTACTGCTTTCTGCCTGTGCTAATACCCTGAGTCAATAACCCTGGGGTACCTCTCCTAAATTCCTGCCCCAAAGGAGGAGgtcaggagaaagggaggaattcCTTGCCTACCTCCCGGAGCTTTGGTCCTGTTTCCTgtataaagacacacagagactcagctccagccccacagaggccTTACCAGAGCAAGCGTATCTTTATGCCACACCAAAAGCCCAATGTCTAATCAGATGTCTTGGGACTTCCTAAATGGCAGTGGAGGGAGACAGGCACCCTTCCATTTGCACTTCTGACTGGTACCTCTGCCGACAAATGCTCTTCATCCCAGTAGGCTAATCCTGACTTCTTGGAGCTCTCATACCATTTATAAATAGCCTAAATATCAGGATATCTATGAATTTCCAGAATGCCTGTGCAGAAGTCTGGATACATGAATTTGTGCATTTTTCTGGGCAGATGGTGGATCAAATTCTCAATAAATTTAGGAATGAAATTTGACATGTGACTCCAGCACGACTGATGTCAGAGAATTGAGGGAATGAGGAACATCAGATATGAGTTGGGGTATAATAGGTCCTTGACTGCCTCCCCTGCAGATCTGCTTCCAGCCAAGAATGGTGAGGAGCAGACCGTGCAGTTTCTCCTGGAAGTGGTGGACATCCTCCTCAACTATGTCCGCAAGACTTTCGACCGCTCCACTAAGGTGCTGGACTTCCACCACCCACACCAGCTGCTGGAGGGCATGGAGGGTTTTAACCTGGAGCTCTCAGACCACCCCGAATCCCTGGAGCAGATCCTGGTTGACTGCAGAGACACCCTGAAGTATGGGGTCCGCACAGGTAAGGGTAACAGACAGGGGGACGTGCCGCAGCATCTTAGTGTGAGGGCAGCAGAGTGGTGGTAAAAGAGAAGCCCAGACCTGGGGAGGGAAGGTGACCAAGTTCTTTCTGTCCCCAGAACAACCATGGACAGTGATAACTTCAGGCAGACCCCCTTGACTTTGGCCCAAACAACCCCCTTTAGTATTGCAAAAATCATTTTGTTAAGGCACGAAGACACAGTGCTGTGTGAAGTTTTGCAGCCTAAAGAAAGCAACATGACTTATCCTCTGCTTCTTTTCATTCCTCTGTTTTGCGGGACTGCTATCAGGGGTGTTCAAGTTGATGATGCCAGGGAGGAGATACCAGATCTGCACCCATTGAGGGGAAGGGAAatatagtgtcagggatcaaactcagcctcACAAGCAAGccgtgtgctctgccacttgagccccCAAGTTACTGAATTCCTGTTTGCAACCAGGAGCTCTTAGGCTGCCCCTTGCCTCTTTGTCATGCTATTGGAACGCTCTTTAATGAACAATCCTGGCCAAAGTGGTTACTTTCCAGTTGTTCTAAGatggacttttgttttgttttatttttggctttggggtcacacctagctgtgcacagggtttacccttg contains these protein-coding regions:
- the LOC129399962 gene encoding glycoprotein endo-alpha-1,2-mannosidase-like protein, with protein sequence MADFPGQRSQRTPSICSFLLLPRAATSTTRLLGQPRVFAQTDSSLMLRGFRGQESGSAAAAVSGPAEGAAPPPPPPPPVHA